The nucleotide sequence GTAGCAGAATAAGAAGACGATGAATCCTCTGAACGACTGTTAACAAAAGTTATCAAATATTATTAAGATTGACATATAATACAAAATGAATAATGTAAATAAGTATGCGAATGTTAATAATAACCAACGGAAGTTACCTAAATATCGCTTGCCTGTTTGTAAGTTCGTTCTCGGTATCATATATGTATAGTTGGCAAAATTTTGGTTGCGCTCCGTTGTTGGGCATAAGACTTCCAATTGAATGGTAATTTTCTCTACTAATTCTAAAGCAAAAAGGAGCATTGCCTCTATTAACCGTTGAATCAACCTTACCACCCATTGAAGTAAATGCGAACATGGAATTGTAACGGCGAATATTCTTCAAAAAATGCTTgctttcattattttttttactaaatAGGATACGATAACTTCCTCTGGCATCTTTGTAATCTGGAAGCTCTACTATGCCGTAAGAACAACATAAGAAATAACACATTTTCCCatcctttcttcttcctcttcctttTTCTGCATCCCATAACTTTGCATTACATACTTCACAGGTAACGCATTGGTCACCATGATCCAAATAATTTGTattgaaatttaataaaaaccaAATAAAATAGTGATTTAATAAGAAAAATACTATCTAATTGTAACATTTAATACCTTAAAGAGGTTATACTACAAATAATTAGACATGTACCTTTTGAGAGACCCTTGAACGGATCTTGATCTACGATTTCCTCTGTATTGAAATCCATAATTGGTATTGGAGATGTAATTCGTGGTGTGCTAATTAACTTTCGTTTTCCGGATGACAACCTTTCCAAAGATGAATTTTGAAGCATAGTGGAGGTGCCGGTGAATGATGTCAGGTTAAAAGAAATATGACGCGAAGTACAGTTTGTTGGTTGAGTGACATTGTTAGTAATAAAACTAACATTACCTAGTAAGATATACaaaaaaagtttataaaaaaaccTAAATATATTAATTTAGATAAAGCACATTAAAATATACGAAGGTTAATAAGTCCTTACTTGTTGGCATCAATGGTGTGGTTTCTGTAACATTAGAGATGACATTTGGAATTGACTCGGTTGGAGAAGAAGGCAGTAAATTTATATTGGTGTATGATATGATGTGTCTCGTATCAGATCTTTTGCTATCCAAAATATCTTCCCTTAATCGGCTGTTTtctatgtattaaaataaaatcgaATGTGGGAAATAAAGAAagcatgaaaaaaaaaaaaacaattcagtAATCAAATAAATATAGATACCGATAAGTATTTTGTATCAACGCGCGTACCATGAGTTGTTATCGAATCATTTGTTGTGGCATTATTAGTGACATCTTCTGATAATTGTCCATGTAATTTACACCTCTTGTTATCCAATAATAATTTCCTTATTTTACGACTTTGTTTTGCCTCATCTTGACTAACAATGGGAATAACAGCTACAACACAACAAATATAGATCACAATTAATAATTTAACAAACAATGCATAACAGTTAAATGTATCAAGGTTAATAAGTGCTTACTTCGTGGCGTGAATGGTCGGGTTGTCGTAACATTAGCAATGACCTTTGAAGTTGAATTGGATGGATAAGAAGTCGGTAAATTTATATTGGTGTCTGATATGATGGGTCTCGTATGAGATCTTTTATTATCCAAAATTAATTCCCTTAATCGGCTGTTATCTATGTATTCAAATACAACAGAAGGTGGGAGATAAAGAAAGCATGAAAATAAAACATAACATtcagttaaaataaatatatttataaatattGAAAAAATGCAAGAGTATTATTATATGTTATTATATAACAGCTATTAAAAAGATGCATTATTATTGATAGAACCTGATGAACATCCAGCTAAATTAGATTTCTTCTTATCCAACAATAATTTCCTTATTTTCCGACTCTGTTTTGCCTGATCTTGAGTAACAACGGGGATAACAGCTTCAACACCATCAACAGAGATCACAATTAATAATTCAACACACATAAGATTAACaataatgtttttaaaaaaaattgtaccTAAATTGCAACATATTATTTTAACAGAAATATGAAATTAAAGTTAAAAACACAACAAAGTAAAAAATATTGTTAAGTGGTACCGTTTGTAATGTTCGATAGTGGTCTtcttcctcgacgaactgcacgGCAATAAAAGGATGTTAACTTTAGAAAAAACGCACTAACTCTTAAGACATTGCTAATATTCATATTAGCAATCGtagtataatatattaaatttacTTTATTTCCTTTGGCCAATGGCAAACCTAATTTATGTATTAAGTTATAATACCTATAATTAAAAGATAACTTATATTATTGCGAAGTTAGAATCGTACCGGATGTAGTATTGGAGGATGGATTAGTAGGTACAAAAGATGTATCATCTGTAATAAAAATGATTATATAAAAGTTAAACATGTTCATAAACATATATTATAAAAAGCTGAATGAAGTGCTAAATTCATGACATTACCGTTTGAAATGTTTTCCTTTCCGGTGTTATTAGATAAAGATGAAGAGTTGAAATATTTTCTTTTAGACATTCCTGAAATTCTGCTAAGATGTAAGCATACAACATTCCAAATGTAAGTCCATTTAAATTGAAACTAAGGATCAGAATGTCGAAATTAAAGTTAAGATACTAATTCATACGTACGTTGTGTTATCTTAAATCCTAAAATACCATTATACAATGATAGAATAGTAGCATGACAAAAGTTTGAGATAATATCATTCGATAAGAACAAACTGAATTATAAGCTAGAAATACATTTATTATGCATACGGAAAAAACcccaaaaaataaaaagttatttTATCATtagacataaaaaataaaataaaatcagaTACTTGAAACAAATAATAAAGTTCTAGAGccaaaagacaaaaaaagtatAAAATCCAATCATAATTTATGTCTCGAATGGAGAAACAATGGTCTCAATAAATAACGCCCCTTTCGGACCgttgtagttgtcaacatgttggaggtagTTGAAAGCTTCATTGCACAAGTCAACTTCAACAAAATCACCCCAAATACTTGTTATCAACCACTTTTTGTCTTGAATTATATTTGTCCTTTGCATCCTTGCATGATAATCAAGTATGTGAGGGTTATCGAAAGAAAAAACCTTGACCCAATCATCATGTTCTAACTTGTACAAATCAGCCTTTAGTTCATCAGCACGTCCAACGACAATCACATGAAGCTTGTTCGAAATGCTTAGAAAATGTCCTTGACAGGGATTGACTTCCATACGCTCGGGAAAAGAAAGTACGCTGAAAGATTCAGAAATAACATCAAAAGTAACTATGTTCCTCTCCCCAGGAGGAaaccaataatttgaaaccatgaaatatatggttttgccGGAATAAGTTGCAGGAGACCATGAATAAGACGATGAAGCCAGTTTAGAACCGTTGAGGAAATCTATTTTTCTCCAAGAGTCAAGACGTCGTGAGTAAACACGGGCAGTACCAACGTTACGGCAACACTTTATGTGAAGCACTTTGAGATCGTCAAACTGGTCAAAGTACATTCCACCGGTATCAGAGTTACGATCAAAACGATGATTAAAGTAGTCGTCGGATATCAACTTAAAGCGGCCCGTTGTTGGGTTCCAAAGCATGAGCTCACATAAAATCCTTTCATTGCAAACTAACAACAGACCGTTAAAAGACGATATAATACGTAAGTAAGAAGGGTGGATATTGTATGGGAAAGTTATTGTTTTGCTCGTATCGAGTTCCAAATTCCCACCTACTACATCGTCGACGACTATCGACTCATATTTCAAGGACAGTAGTTTCTTTTTTAGTGAATTTCCAGCCCGGCGAGAATACTTCAACTCAAAATTATGAGTCGATAGTTCCTTACGAAAATATTTGGAAAGAATTTTGAATCGATCTACAGCTTTTGCAGGGAGCCTTGAGAAAATTTCGTCGACAACCATTTCCATGCCAATCTTTTCCATTTTACGATCTACTGTGTTAGAATATAAAACATAACAAATGAAATACAGTTGATGTATATAGTTGtctagaaaaaaaaataagtaTTACTATAACTATATAAGAATATATTGGAAAACAAAAATACAGTtggaatatttaaaaaaataagatCACATAAGCATGATAGCATACACATTCAGAGAAATTAACAATTGTAGTCAGATTAAAATCATTTAATATTACACAATTACTTAACATTTAAAGGATACATATATTTAAATCTTAAGTTCATATTGAAATTAACAACTTATTGATTTAAATAGCAAAAACAATTATATTATTGTATAACAATGTAATAACTAACATGTAAAAGCTAACAACGTATAACGTATTTGAGTATAATGGATGAAAATAAAGCTAcaaaatacatatatatttttttatatataaaagatGTTAGTGTTCGTATAGTAAATTTAGAATAGGTGACTAAGAGAATTCATCATATCTACATCAACATATTGAAACAAAAGTAAGtgatgttgaaatatatttatttcaTACAAACCGATTACAACACTATCAGTTAATTTAAAATCATATTAACATTAAATAAGATTAACATATACACAGATGAAAATGCAAGTATGAAACAGAAAAGAATACAACTATGAACATTCAAAGTATAATATCAGTATAAAGACTTTTGTTATTACTACAACATAATGCGATAACAATGatgaagaattttttttttattaattagaAACCACTTCTAATGCTTCGTTATAATAACATACGTAGAAAAACCATACATCTGTGTGTGTGTCGATGAAAGAAGGTAAGAAGGTTGGATGTGTATGAATTAAAATAGTAGCAGGTTATTTAGTTTAGGATTTTATATAAAAAGTCTAAAACTCCTTTATTACCACCTATACAAAAATCATCTCATGGTGCACTGCTCAAAGtgaagatttttttttattttattattattagttaagGGTGTACGGGGCGCAATCGGGGAGGGGCTCGGTGAATGATTTCCCCGACCGGGAACACCGCCACCATCCCCGCAGGGTCCCGAATCGGGGTTCATTTTGGGTGTGGGCTTGCCGAATGAATTTGCACGCTGAACGAGATATGACCGTTTACCAACGGTcgactttaataaaaaaaaaaatcaattttttttaaaacaatatatatactaACCAATCttattcttttttttaccacattcacaaCAAACCAACACCAAAATTCTCAAATTTATATCTTTCAaacacaaaatggattccaagttcccgtttctttctaccatacccgactttcccgacgatggagatgcgtcgtcaagcgatagtagcttagttttcttccaaaatctcatccagcaagcggagctactagacacggcatcgtctagtaaaaaaaaatatgtccGTCGGGATCGTGTGGGGGGCCACgagacactcatggccgattattttgatgaaaatccaaaatttagtgaagatacttttcgtcacaggtttcgtatgtccaagtctttgttcctaaaaattgttagtgacgtggaagcgtatgacgagtggtttcaagaaggcttagacgggagaatgaagaaaagctttacaccgttgcaaaaggttacttcggcaattaaacaacttgcaaccggtaacccaccagacgagggggacgagtatttaaatatgtctgaaaggacctctcgtgagtgccttgaatatttctgcgagacggtatgtaaaaggtatggcggtgaatgtatttttttttctagttcgaatgtttttttttaatttaatgaaatgtcttttatttaatttttatttttaaaaggtatggcggtgaattcctacgtagaccaacgagccacgacatcgcgctattgtatcaggctcatgaggataggcatcacctacctggtatgttagggagtctggattgtacacacttcgtctggagaatgtgccccacagaattgcgtggacaatacatgagaggcgatcatcaatacccgacggttatgttagaagcggtagcgtctcaagatttgtggatttggcatgctttttgtgggccagcgggttcacaaaacgatatcaacgtgctgcaacaatctccgttatttcttgctcaacgaaatggaacggcgccaaattgtccatttcaagtgaacaaccatttatacaaacgcgggtattatcttactgatgggatctaccctacctggtccgtgttcgtgaagtcttttccatatccacACGACCCGAACGAAA is from Helianthus annuus cultivar XRQ/B chromosome 9, HanXRQr2.0-SUNRISE, whole genome shotgun sequence and encodes:
- the LOC110876905 gene encoding putative F-box/kelch-repeat protein At1g12870 encodes the protein MEKIGMEMVVDEIFSRLPAKAVDRFKILSKYFRKELSTHNFELKYSRRAGNSLKKKLLSLKYESIVVDDVVGGNLELDTSKTITFPYNIHPSYLRIISSFNGLLLVCNERILCELMLWNPTTGRFKLISDDYFNHRFDRNSDTGGMYFDQFDDLKVLHIKCCRNVGTARVYSRRLDSWRKIDFLNGSKLASSSYSWSPATYSGKTIYFMVSNYWFPPGERNIVTFDVISESFSVLSFPERMEVNPCQGHFLSISNKLHVIVVGRADELKADLYKLEHDDWVKVFSFDNPHILDYHARMQRTNIIQDKKWLITSIWGDFVEVDLCNEAFNYLQHVDNYNGPKGALFIETIVSPFET